The following proteins come from a genomic window of Caloenas nicobarica isolate bCalNic1 chromosome 6, bCalNic1.hap1, whole genome shotgun sequence:
- the LOC135990084 gene encoding plasma membrane ascorbate-dependent reductase CYBRD1, whose protein sequence is MEDYGRFLALLVSALLVGFVAVILSLVWVFHYREGLSWDGGAGEFNWHPVLIITGFVFIQGIAIIVYRLPWTWKCSKLLMKFIHAGLNTIAMILAIVSLVAVFEYHNASNIPNMYSLHSWIGLAAVIFYSLQLFLGFAVFLLPFAPVPLRRAVMPIHVYSGLTIFATVIATALMGITEKLIFALKDPAYSTSPPEGTFVNCLGLLLVIFGALILWMASRPHWKRPPEENAKALLPVGGTPEGTEAESTMTDRSHADKADLRINSDAARKQNLKPDEAAQRSTM, encoded by the exons ATGGAGGACTACGGGCGTTTCTTGGCGCTGCTGGTCTCGGCGCTGCTGGTAGGCTTCGTGGCGGTCATCCTCTCCCTCGTCTGGGTCTTCCACTACCGCGAAGGGCTGAGCTGGGACGGCGGCGCGGGGGAGTTCAACTGGCACCCCGTCCTCATCATCACGGGCTTCGTCTTCATCCAGGGCATCG cTATTATTGTGTACAGGTTGCCCTGGACATGGAAGTGCAGCAAACTCCTGATGAAGTTCATACATGCTGGATTAAATACCATAGCTATGATTCTTGCGATTGTTTCTCTGGTAGCCGTGTTCGAATACCACAATGCCAGCAACATTCCTAACATGTACAGTCTGCACAGCTGGATTGGGCTGGCTGCtgttatattttattctctCCAG CTTTTCTTGGGTTTCGCTGTCTTTCTGCTCCCTTTTGCTCCAGTCCCTCTCCGAAGAGCTGTCATGCCAATACACGTTTATTCGGGTCTTACCATCTTTGCGACAGTGATTGCAACAGCTCTCATGGGAATCACAGAAAAGCTTATATTTGCAtt GAAAGATCCTGCCTATAGCACATCTCCACCAGAGGGAACTTTTGTCAACTGTCTTGGTCTTTTGCTTGTCATATTTGGTGCACTTATTTTGTGGATGGCAAGCAGGCCCCACTGGAAGCGCCCCCCAGAAGAGAATGCTAAAGCTCTGCTGCCCGTTGGAGGGACTCCTGAAGGCACAGAAGCAGAATCCACAATGACAGACAGGAGTCATGCAGATAAAGCTGACCTGAGGATCAATAGTGATgcagccagaaaacaaaacctcaagCCTGACGAAGCAGCCCAACGATCAACTatgtaa